In Cytobacillus oceanisediminis, the following proteins share a genomic window:
- the phnD gene encoding phosphate/phosphite/phosphonate ABC transporter substrate-binding protein has protein sequence MKKMALFLLSIVMTAVFAGCSFTANSEKDDTLTIAWLPNESGADLGEARDEIGKLIEEKTGKNVEHQTTTDYIVAIEAIANGNADMAFLGAQGYIEAHNKNEKVLPLVVPSGESGTLEDAVYYSWLAVQKENADEYKNGGEFAIDNIQGKRFSFVSNSSTSGFKVPSTGITDYFSDKEEFKSLTAEDLLEGGEDKFFSEVLFGGSHQGSAVNLLSGKADVAAFCDTCVNNYVELAEGEVNKQGAVYKVKDDAAEPLNTVAGKEFCLISVTPVLNAPFVINSGTLSVEDQTQLLEIMTSDKVANNEKIFVPEDSEFSGLFSKKSGNERLVGVEDKWFNPIRELAK, from the coding sequence ATGAAGAAAATGGCGCTATTTTTGCTTTCAATTGTGATGACCGCTGTATTTGCAGGATGCTCGTTTACAGCGAACTCAGAGAAGGACGATACGCTGACGATCGCCTGGCTTCCAAACGAATCAGGCGCTGATTTAGGAGAAGCCCGTGACGAAATTGGGAAACTGATAGAAGAAAAAACAGGCAAGAATGTAGAGCATCAAACAACGACTGATTATATTGTGGCAATTGAAGCGATTGCGAACGGCAACGCAGATATGGCGTTCCTTGGTGCACAAGGATACATAGAAGCACATAACAAGAATGAAAAGGTTCTTCCGCTGGTTGTTCCAAGCGGCGAGTCCGGCACTTTGGAGGACGCTGTGTATTACAGCTGGCTGGCTGTTCAGAAGGAAAATGCGGATGAATACAAAAATGGCGGGGAGTTTGCCATAGACAATATTCAAGGAAAGAGATTCTCCTTTGTTTCGAACAGTTCAACATCAGGATTCAAGGTTCCATCTACAGGCATTACTGATTATTTCAGCGACAAAGAAGAGTTTAAGAGTTTGACAGCAGAGGATTTGCTTGAAGGCGGAGAGGACAAGTTCTTCAGTGAAGTATTATTTGGCGGCTCTCACCAGGGTTCTGCTGTCAATCTATTAAGCGGCAAAGCGGACGTTGCGGCATTCTGTGATACATGTGTGAACAATTATGTGGAGCTGGCAGAAGGTGAAGTGAACAAGCAAGGCGCAGTTTACAAGGTTAAAGATGATGCAGCTGAGCCATTGAATACGGTTGCAGGAAAAGAATTCTGCTTAATCTCAGTAACCCCTGTATTAAATGCACCATTTGTAATCAATTCCGGCACATTGAGCGTAGAAGACCAAACACAGCTGCTTGAAATTATGACTTCAGACAAAGTGGCAAATAACGAAAAAATCTTCGTTCCGGAGGACTCCGAATTTTCCGGATTATTCAGCAAAAAGTCCGGAAATGAACGTCTGGTTGGAGTAGAAGATAAGTGGTTCAACCCAATCCGTGAGCTAGCAAAATAA
- the gsiC gene encoding glutathione ABC transporter permease GsiC, with amino-acid sequence MLQYILKRILEMIPILFIVSILIFFFTHLIPGDPARLVAGKDATLEEVTIIRAELGLDKPIWDQYITYMSNLFQGDLGTSLKTGLPVSEMFADRFMPSIYLTFMSMGWALVLGLLIGTLSAVFKNKWPDYLGMVTAVSGISMPGFWLGLILIQIFSVQLGWLPTGGAESWKSYILPSITLGAGIMSMLARFTRSSLLETLRADFIRTGRAKGLKESVVIPKHALRNSLIPVVTIAGLQFGFLLGGSVVVETVFSFPGMGRLLIDSIAFRDYPVIQAELLLFSIEFILVNLIVDIMYSMLNPKIRYVS; translated from the coding sequence TTGCTTCAATATATATTAAAGAGAATCCTGGAAATGATCCCAATCCTATTTATTGTTTCAATATTAATCTTTTTCTTCACTCATTTAATTCCTGGAGACCCTGCCAGATTAGTTGCCGGAAAGGATGCAACTCTAGAAGAAGTTACTATTATCAGAGCGGAATTGGGGCTCGATAAACCGATTTGGGATCAATACATTACATACATGAGCAATTTATTTCAAGGAGATTTGGGGACTTCCTTAAAGACAGGTCTTCCGGTTTCAGAGATGTTTGCAGACCGCTTTATGCCGTCCATCTATTTAACGTTTATGAGCATGGGCTGGGCATTGGTGCTTGGCTTATTAATAGGCACACTGTCAGCGGTATTCAAAAATAAATGGCCGGATTATCTTGGGATGGTCACAGCCGTTTCTGGAATTTCCATGCCGGGATTCTGGCTTGGTTTGATTCTTATCCAGATTTTTTCTGTCCAGCTGGGATGGCTTCCAACAGGCGGAGCCGAGAGCTGGAAAAGCTATATATTGCCTTCAATCACTTTAGGGGCAGGCATTATGTCCATGCTTGCCAGGTTTACCAGGTCATCTTTGCTTGAGACGTTAAGAGCAGATTTTATCCGTACCGGAAGAGCGAAAGGCCTCAAGGAATCTGTAGTCATTCCAAAGCATGCATTGAGAAACTCTTTAATTCCCGTCGTAACCATTGCCGGACTGCAGTTTGGCTTCCTGCTGGGCGGATCGGTTGTAGTGGAGACTGTTTTTAGCTTTCCGGGAATGGGGAGATTGTTGATTGATTCCATTGCCTTCAGAGACTATCCAGTCATTCAGGCGGAGCTATTGCTATTTTCCATTGAATTTATTCTTGTTAATTTAATCGTAGATATCATGTACAGTATGCTGAATCCGAAAATACGCTACGTTTCCTAG
- the phnM gene encoding phosphonate metabolism protein PhnM, producing the protein MYVITNGKLITEDTILQGYDLLIEDDRISRIAPKGEMKFEESLEVIDAAGGYVSPGFIDIHSDYIEHMAAPRPTSLMNFHLSLREAEKELISHGITTMFHSLSLYKETEYAYKPIREPENVRKLIDLIDETHSTKHLVRHRFHARMEIDNVDEIENLKSYISENKVHLISFMDHTPGQGQYRHLEIYRNTVKSYNSMSDAAIDVLIQNHQTKEKLSALDMKEIAEHARAHGIAVASHDDDSLEKLELVKSFGTTISEFPITQEVAYKAKELGMYTMAGAPNVLLGGSHSGNLGAADAIQNDSIDILCSDYYPAAMLHAIFELARNYGMDLAEMIRLVTINPAKAVNMDEEIGSIEIGKKADLLIIEKLADDFPVITGVFVDGKLIQKTNYRI; encoded by the coding sequence TTGTACGTCATTACAAACGGAAAACTAATTACAGAGGATACTATTCTGCAAGGCTATGATCTTCTGATAGAGGATGATCGAATCAGCAGAATTGCTCCAAAGGGAGAAATGAAATTTGAAGAATCCCTGGAGGTGATAGATGCAGCGGGCGGATATGTTTCACCGGGATTTATCGATATCCATTCCGATTATATTGAACATATGGCAGCACCGAGGCCAACGTCTTTAATGAACTTTCATTTAAGTCTCAGGGAAGCAGAGAAGGAGCTCATATCCCATGGGATCACAACGATGTTCCATTCTCTTTCCCTCTATAAAGAAACAGAATATGCATACAAGCCGATTCGGGAACCGGAAAATGTCAGAAAGCTCATTGACCTGATTGATGAGACACACAGTACAAAGCATCTTGTGCGCCATCGTTTCCACGCAAGGATGGAGATTGATAATGTGGATGAAATCGAGAACCTCAAAAGCTATATCAGCGAAAATAAGGTGCATTTGATTTCGTTTATGGACCATACACCAGGACAGGGCCAATATCGTCATCTGGAAATCTACCGTAACACGGTAAAAAGTTATAACAGCATGAGCGATGCCGCTATAGATGTTTTAATCCAAAATCACCAAACAAAGGAAAAGCTCTCTGCCCTGGATATGAAGGAGATTGCCGAGCACGCGCGTGCACATGGGATAGCAGTTGCTTCACATGATGATGACAGTTTAGAAAAACTCGAGCTGGTGAAGAGCTTCGGCACGACGATCAGCGAATTTCCAATTACTCAGGAGGTAGCGTATAAAGCGAAGGAGCTTGGCATGTATACGATGGCCGGTGCCCCAAATGTTCTGCTCGGAGGCTCCCACAGCGGTAATCTGGGTGCAGCAGATGCGATTCAGAACGATTCGATTGATATATTGTGCAGTGATTATTATCCGGCGGCTATGCTTCATGCCATTTTTGAACTGGCAAGGAATTATGGGATGGATCTTGCAGAAATGATCAGACTTGTCACAATTAATCCGGCCAAAGCCGTAAACATGGATGAAGAAATCGGTTCGATCGAGATAGGAAAGAAGGCTGACCTATTGATTATTGAAAAATTGGCTGACGATTTTCCAGTCATAACGGGCGTGTTCGTTGATGGGAAGCTTATTCAAAAAACAAATTACAGAATTTGA
- a CDS encoding phosphonate C-P lyase system protein PhnL: protein MENLLEIKDLSKSFTLHNLGKNIHAVSGIDIRLREGEFIGITGKSGSGKSTILKCIFGTYSLQDGSIWYNSKKFGPLNLAEATNRQMIYLRKHEIGYVSQFLNVMPRTTARQLVKQAIVEMGRDQDQAEKETEGILSHFELDPELWDSYPATFSGGEKLRLNIARAMVKKPRLLLLDEPTASLDYESKIKVKILIEQLMNEGTTMLGIFHDLEFMNNLCDREYNMQNGVFTLSH, encoded by the coding sequence GTGGAGAATCTATTGGAAATCAAAGATCTGTCCAAATCATTTACCCTTCATAACCTCGGGAAAAATATTCATGCAGTGAGCGGCATTGATATCAGGTTAAGAGAAGGAGAGTTCATCGGGATTACAGGAAAAAGCGGGAGCGGAAAATCGACGATATTGAAATGCATTTTTGGAACCTACAGCCTTCAGGATGGGAGCATTTGGTACAATTCCAAAAAGTTCGGTCCTCTCAATTTGGCAGAGGCAACAAATAGACAAATGATTTATCTGCGCAAGCATGAAATTGGCTATGTGTCTCAATTTCTGAATGTAATGCCAAGAACGACTGCCAGACAGCTTGTTAAGCAGGCCATCGTTGAAATGGGACGGGATCAGGATCAGGCTGAGAAAGAGACGGAGGGGATTCTATCACATTTCGAGCTGGATCCAGAGCTTTGGGACAGCTATCCTGCCACCTTCTCAGGCGGGGAAAAGCTCAGGCTGAATATTGCGCGTGCGATGGTCAAGAAGCCGAGACTGCTTCTTCTGGATGAACCAACAGCAAGCCTGGACTATGAATCTAAAATCAAGGTGAAAATTTTAATAGAACAATTAATGAATGAAGGCACGACGATGCTCGGAATATTCCATGATCTCGAATTTATGAACAACTTATGTGATAGGGAATACAACATGCAGAATGGTGTATTTACATTGTCTCATTAA
- a CDS encoding ABC transporter ATP-binding protein, whose protein sequence is MEKLLQVNQLETQFTKDKQKLKILRGVSFHINKGEVLGLVGESGCGKSLTSLSIMKLFKGTSGEISGGSISFKGEELTHKSEREMRKIRGKQMAMIFQEPMTSLNPVMKIGEQLLEPIRLHLDLNEKQAKEHVIFILKKVGIPRAEEIVYEFPHQLSGGMRQRIMIAMAMSCNPQLLIADEPTTALDVTIQAQILELMKQLQREEGMSVLLITHDLGVVAEMCDRVAVMYAGRVVEEANVFDLFESPKHPYTKGLIGSVPKIGQRKDKLTSIKGNVPDPSNMPKGCKFAPRCNEAMAICFEEEPNANDLGNGRMCSCWMIEEGRKNVYA, encoded by the coding sequence ATGGAGAAGCTATTGCAGGTTAACCAGCTGGAGACGCAATTTACAAAGGATAAGCAAAAGCTGAAAATTTTGCGGGGTGTCAGTTTTCATATCAATAAAGGAGAGGTACTTGGGCTCGTAGGGGAATCCGGCTGCGGCAAAAGTTTAACCTCCCTGTCGATTATGAAATTATTTAAAGGCACAAGCGGAGAAATATCGGGCGGAAGCATTTCCTTCAAAGGCGAGGAACTTACTCATAAATCAGAGAGGGAAATGAGAAAGATCCGCGGAAAACAAATGGCCATGATTTTTCAGGAGCCGATGACTTCATTAAATCCCGTAATGAAAATAGGAGAACAGCTGCTGGAGCCCATCCGGCTGCATCTTGATTTAAACGAAAAACAGGCGAAGGAGCATGTGATTTTTATTTTAAAGAAAGTTGGGATTCCCCGGGCGGAGGAAATCGTTTATGAATTTCCCCATCAGCTGTCTGGAGGGATGCGGCAAAGGATTATGATTGCCATGGCCATGTCCTGCAATCCACAGCTCCTAATAGCAGATGAGCCGACAACTGCACTGGATGTAACAATTCAGGCGCAGATATTGGAATTGATGAAACAGCTGCAGCGAGAGGAAGGCATGTCCGTTCTATTAATAACCCATGATTTGGGTGTAGTGGCGGAAATGTGTGACCGGGTAGCAGTCATGTATGCAGGCCGGGTAGTAGAGGAAGCGAATGTATTCGATTTATTTGAAAGCCCGAAGCATCCTTATACGAAAGGACTGATAGGATCGGTTCCAAAAATCGGGCAGAGGAAGGATAAACTGACATCCATTAAAGGGAATGTGCCCGATCCCAGCAATATGCCAAAGGGCTGCAAATTTGCTCCAAGATGCAATGAGGCCATGGCTATTTGTTTTGAGGAAGAGCCGAATGCCAATGATTTGGGAAATGGGAGAATGTGCAGCTGCTGGATGATTGAAGAAGGGAGGAAGAATGTATATGCCTGA
- the phnC gene encoding phosphonate ABC transporter ATP-binding protein has translation MTALLEVNHLTKQFGKDSKALTDVSFSVQEGEFVSIIGPSGAGKSTLLRCINRMIDATGGDIRFQDLHVMNLKKKELKQVRTKIGMIFQHYNLVNRLTVIENTLHGKLGTKSTLAGVLGLYSEEEKQQAIQILNVLGLNEMIYKRADQLSGGQKQRVGIARALIQNPRMLLCDEPIASLDPNSAKVIMDHLKKVSTTMGITVVVNLHQVDVAIKYSDRIIGINKGQAVYNGTAKGMTSEDIQRIYGSEADDLIFDIGGIHAG, from the coding sequence ATGACAGCATTATTGGAAGTTAATCACCTTACAAAGCAATTTGGCAAAGATTCGAAAGCATTAACTGATGTAAGCTTCTCAGTTCAGGAAGGGGAGTTCGTTTCCATTATCGGCCCATCAGGAGCAGGGAAATCAACTCTCCTCCGCTGCATCAACCGCATGATTGATGCTACCGGCGGAGACATCCGCTTCCAGGATCTCCATGTAATGAACCTGAAGAAAAAGGAATTAAAGCAGGTCCGCACCAAAATTGGCATGATCTTTCAGCACTATAATTTAGTCAATCGATTGACGGTAATCGAGAACACTCTGCACGGAAAATTGGGAACCAAATCAACATTGGCTGGCGTGTTGGGACTTTACAGCGAAGAGGAAAAGCAGCAGGCAATCCAGATTTTGAATGTGCTTGGCCTGAACGAAATGATTTATAAGCGTGCAGACCAATTAAGCGGAGGGCAAAAACAGAGGGTAGGGATAGCGCGCGCGCTTATCCAAAATCCGCGGATGCTCTTGTGCGACGAACCCATTGCGTCCCTGGATCCTAATTCGGCGAAAGTGATCATGGATCATTTGAAGAAGGTTTCAACAACAATGGGCATTACCGTTGTTGTAAATCTTCATCAGGTTGATGTGGCCATCAAATATTCTGATCGAATTATCGGCATTAACAAGGGGCAGGCAGTATATAACGGAACGGCTAAAGGAATGACTTCTGAAGACATTCAGCGGATATATGGATCAGAAGCGGATGATTTAATCTTTGACATAGGAGGCATCCATGCAGGCTGA
- a CDS encoding PhnE/PtxC family ABC transporter permease, translated as MQADIFAKKKRNTLAFLLLLGAVTILAMIITEYNALKGFASIPKAIQWGMANFYPTAESLEKLPVILEKLQETLLVSIAATTAAAVFALLFSIFGSNTTRVNAFFGAITRGIATVFRNIDVAAWALILLFSFGQSALTGYFALFFGSFGFLTRAFTETIDEVSGGSVEALKATGAGYFSIIFQSVIPSSIPQLISWILFMIETNIRSATLIGLLTGSGIGFTFNLYYKSLAYDTASLVVVVIIAAILLIEYASNYVRKVIL; from the coding sequence ATGCAGGCTGATATTTTTGCTAAGAAGAAACGAAACACACTTGCCTTCCTATTACTCCTTGGAGCCGTGACGATCCTTGCTATGATCATTACTGAGTACAATGCTTTAAAGGGCTTTGCTTCAATACCGAAAGCTATTCAATGGGGAATGGCGAACTTTTATCCAACCGCAGAATCCTTAGAAAAGCTGCCAGTTATTCTTGAAAAGCTGCAGGAAACACTCCTGGTTTCGATTGCGGCCACGACAGCAGCTGCTGTATTCGCCCTATTATTTTCCATTTTCGGTTCAAATACAACAAGGGTAAATGCCTTTTTTGGAGCTATTACAAGAGGAATTGCCACTGTCTTTCGAAACATCGATGTTGCCGCATGGGCACTGATTTTGCTGTTTTCTTTTGGACAAAGCGCGTTAACTGGTTATTTTGCTTTGTTCTTTGGGTCATTTGGATTCTTAACCAGAGCTTTTACCGAAACAATTGATGAAGTGAGCGGGGGTTCTGTGGAGGCGTTAAAAGCGACAGGCGCAGGCTACTTTTCCATCATCTTTCAATCGGTAATTCCATCAAGCATTCCGCAATTAATCAGCTGGATTTTGTTCATGATCGAAACGAATATCCGCAGTGCCACATTAATTGGACTGCTGACAGGATCTGGAATCGGATTTACATTCAACTTATACTATAAAAGTTTGGCTTATGACACAGCAAGTTTGGTCGTTGTTGTCATCATAGCCGCTATCCTTTTGATCGAATATGCATCCAATTATGTAAGGAAGGTGATTTTGTAA
- a CDS encoding ABC transporter permease, whose protein sequence is MEIIKEVNAYTPVIPKKKYSPVKEFFKNWKKQKTAFWASIFILLLIIIAIIGPYIAPYDPYEPDYNSTLQGPSKEHWAGTDEYGRDIFSRLLVGARISLGVSFLAVFLGAAGGIILGLMSGYFGGWLDRLIMRGSDVMFAFPDLLLAIAIVAILGPGLTNVVIAVSVFSIPSFARLVRGSTLEGKETVFVEAAKSMGASHRRIMFKHIFPETLGSLIVFITMRIGTAILAASSLSFLGLGASPETPDWGAMLSLGRDYLGTASHVVMMPGLAIFLTVLAFNLVGDGLRDVLDPKTKNE, encoded by the coding sequence ATGGAAATAATAAAAGAAGTAAATGCCTATACCCCAGTGATTCCAAAGAAAAAATACTCACCTGTTAAAGAATTCTTTAAGAATTGGAAAAAGCAAAAAACGGCATTTTGGGCAAGCATTTTTATTCTGCTGCTGATCATCATCGCCATCATTGGACCGTATATTGCACCCTATGATCCATACGAGCCGGATTACAACTCGACGCTGCAGGGGCCAAGCAAAGAACACTGGGCTGGCACGGATGAATACGGGCGGGATATTTTCAGCCGTTTGCTCGTCGGTGCGAGAATATCGCTTGGTGTCAGTTTTCTGGCTGTTTTTTTGGGAGCGGCTGGAGGAATCATTCTTGGATTAATGAGCGGTTATTTTGGCGGCTGGCTGGATCGTCTTATTATGCGCGGCAGTGATGTCATGTTTGCGTTTCCGGATCTGCTGCTGGCAATCGCCATCGTGGCCATTTTAGGACCGGGATTAACAAATGTGGTGATTGCCGTGTCCGTTTTCAGCATCCCATCTTTTGCAAGACTGGTGAGAGGCTCGACATTAGAGGGGAAAGAGACCGTCTTTGTGGAAGCGGCGAAATCAATGGGGGCCTCGCACCGGAGGATTATGTTCAAGCATATTTTTCCTGAAACTCTTGGAAGTTTAATCGTGTTTATTACGATGAGAATTGGAACGGCAATCTTAGCGGCCTCCAGTTTAAGTTTTCTGGGTCTCGGTGCCAGTCCTGAAACACCTGATTGGGGTGCAATGCTCAGCCTTGGCCGTGATTATTTAGGAACAGCTTCCCATGTTGTCATGATGCCGGGATTAGCGATCTTTTTGACCGTGCTTGCTTTCAATCTTGTCGGAGATGGGCTCCGGGATGTCCTGGACCCTAAAACGAAGAATGAGTAA
- a CDS encoding PhnE/PtxC family ABC transporter permease: MEVKEQLSNVSAPADHLLGQRMPAKPLNKPAIVTRLTLFILAALTVYAFYSFDYKELDFMEALLGTFANLKTIFLEPHLKHFSFGHALYQVMVTLGLAFLTTLFGAIIAVLFGLLAAENLSSKKVSIVIKSMVAFIRAVPTVLWVLIFAVAAGLGSTAAVIGMTFHSIGYLIKAYSESFEELDRGVIEALQASGANWWQIVFQAVIPSSITYMISWTFLRFEINFAVAVAMGAAAGAGGIGFDMFMASSFYLDMREIGTITYFILAVAIILEIFAAKIKRKLKTA, translated from the coding sequence ATGGAGGTGAAGGAACAGCTCAGTAATGTCTCAGCACCAGCTGACCATCTGCTTGGCCAAAGAATGCCGGCTAAACCTTTGAATAAACCCGCTATTGTGACGAGATTAACCCTCTTTATTCTCGCTGCGCTGACAGTCTATGCATTTTACAGCTTTGATTATAAGGAACTGGACTTTATGGAAGCGCTTCTCGGCACATTCGCCAATTTAAAAACCATATTCCTTGAACCGCACTTGAAGCATTTCTCCTTTGGCCATGCCCTTTATCAAGTTATGGTTACACTCGGCCTGGCTTTTCTGACTACCTTGTTTGGCGCCATCATCGCAGTTCTTTTTGGATTGCTGGCGGCTGAGAATCTGTCTTCGAAAAAGGTTTCAATAGTCATTAAAAGCATGGTCGCATTTATAAGAGCCGTGCCGACCGTCTTGTGGGTCCTGATCTTTGCGGTTGCAGCCGGCCTTGGAAGTACAGCTGCAGTTATTGGAATGACCTTTCACTCGATCGGCTATTTAATCAAAGCCTATTCAGAGTCCTTTGAAGAATTGGATAGGGGAGTGATTGAAGCGCTGCAGGCGAGCGGAGCCAATTGGTGGCAAATTGTCTTCCAAGCTGTGATTCCATCCTCCATCACCTATATGATTTCCTGGACATTTCTCCGCTTTGAGATTAACTTTGCAGTAGCCGTTGCCATGGGAGCAGCAGCAGGAGCCGGCGGAATTGGATTTGACATGTTCATGGCAAGCAGCTTTTACCTGGATATGCGGGAGATCGGGACAATTACTTATTTTATCCTGGCTGTTGCGATAATCCTTGAAATCTTTGCCGCTAAGATTAAGAGAAAGCTTAAAACAGCATAG
- a CDS encoding glutathione ABC transporter substrate-binding protein → MRRVNVWKMLFVALVSAILLAGCSSEESGGTSEKENSGKSASGKDQELVIAVNENFISMDPHNTGDTNSNSVQTAMLEGLLGSDEEGQIIPQLAEEYSVSDDALEYSFKLRQGVTFHDGEPFNAEAVKTSFERIMNDESLRLNSRGFNLITSIDVIDDYQVKVTLKEPYAGMLTRFVSAKILSPKLINDSSSDIGKTPVGTGPFKFVEWVQGDHLTVERFDDYWNKADRVKKITYKPVPENGSRVAMLKTGEAHVIYPAPVQNLKELESNSDVEIHKIPSTIARYVSINTMKEPYDDVRIRQAINYAVNKEAFISVVNSGYGLPLDSIIPSKTQFYSKQETYDHNIEKAKKLMKEAGFEDGFNAEIWGNTNSDTLKGMQFIQQQLKEIGITVEIKSMEEGTLSDEIYGAQTPEEAKVQMWYVSWSAYPSDTTNATKPLFSSSSFPPDGANTAYYKNDDVDKWITEVNQTADPDKQAEIYSNIQSTIYKDAPWIFLGVDEILAGSRSNVEGVFISPTGGINVTDANLK, encoded by the coding sequence TTGAGAAGGGTAAACGTGTGGAAAATGCTGTTTGTTGCTTTAGTATCTGCGATCTTACTGGCTGGCTGTTCCAGCGAAGAAAGCGGCGGAACTTCTGAAAAGGAGAATTCAGGGAAATCAGCCAGCGGCAAGGATCAGGAATTAGTTATTGCAGTTAACGAAAACTTCATATCCATGGACCCGCATAATACGGGCGATACGAATTCAAATTCCGTCCAGACGGCCATGTTAGAGGGATTGCTGGGATCGGATGAAGAAGGGCAAATCATTCCGCAGCTGGCTGAGGAATACAGTGTCAGTGATGATGCACTGGAATATTCTTTCAAGCTTCGTCAGGGTGTTACCTTCCATGATGGGGAGCCGTTCAATGCAGAAGCGGTTAAAACCAGCTTTGAAAGGATTATGAATGATGAAAGCCTCCGTTTAAATAGCCGCGGATTTAATCTTATTACCAGCATTGATGTGATTGATGATTATCAAGTAAAAGTCACATTAAAAGAACCATATGCAGGAATGCTGACAAGATTTGTTTCCGCTAAAATCTTAAGTCCGAAGTTAATCAATGATTCTTCCAGTGATATTGGCAAAACACCAGTTGGCACCGGTCCATTCAAGTTTGTGGAATGGGTTCAGGGAGACCATTTAACAGTTGAAAGATTTGATGATTATTGGAATAAGGCTGATCGTGTGAAAAAGATTACGTACAAGCCTGTTCCGGAAAATGGCTCTCGTGTAGCTATGCTTAAAACAGGCGAAGCACATGTGATCTATCCAGCGCCAGTACAAAACTTAAAGGAATTGGAGAGCAATTCAGACGTTGAAATTCATAAAATTCCTTCCACGATTGCCCGATATGTATCCATCAATACGATGAAAGAACCGTATGATGACGTCCGCATTCGCCAGGCAATTAACTATGCTGTGAATAAAGAGGCTTTTATAAGTGTTGTAAATTCCGGCTACGGCTTGCCGCTGGACTCAATAATTCCAAGCAAAACCCAGTTCTACTCCAAACAGGAAACCTATGATCACAACATTGAGAAAGCAAAGAAATTAATGAAAGAGGCTGGATTTGAAGATGGCTTCAATGCTGAAATTTGGGGAAACACCAATTCAGACACATTGAAGGGAATGCAGTTTATCCAACAGCAATTAAAAGAAATTGGCATTACAGTTGAGATTAAGTCAATGGAAGAAGGCACGTTGTCAGATGAGATTTATGGAGCTCAAACACCGGAAGAGGCAAAGGTGCAAATGTGGTATGTCAGCTGGTCTGCGTATCCATCCGACACGACCAATGCAACGAAGCCATTGTTCAGCAGCAGCTCATTCCCGCCGGATGGAGCGAATACTGCATACTACAAAAATGATGATGTAGATAAGTGGATTACAGAGGTAAATCAAACAGCAGATCCTGACAAGCAGGCAGAAATCTACAGCAATATTCAATCAACTATCTACAAAGATGCACCTTGGATTTTCCTTGGGGTAGATGAGATTCTTGCAGGTTCAAGGTCCAATGTCGAGGGTGTCTTCATTTCTCCAACAGGCGGAATTAATGTGACAGACGCGAATCTTAAGTAA